In Colletotrichum higginsianum IMI 349063 chromosome 1, whole genome shotgun sequence, one genomic interval encodes:
- a CDS encoding Zinc finger protein, with protein sequence MNPSSQANAGFQRAATKFKQSIPKTLWDQFAYDSNSLSSLNAEIKAIQKSHGEKGSLRNMARLGNFIEAMTQFGKVIEVFVNASEFVCFVWGPMKFLLGIGSAIPGHLLYKDMFSEHQNLKVILEDYYSDVLQFHAEALKVFGRSKFKDLFHATWKTFDSRFGPILQSLQSRRELLESEKLSASLDHIHNVRQRIDNLYQDQIRAVDDKVREKHRSRMTLIKEKLRAPEYYLDQEVAAGKREGLNTGRWLFEESQYTSWSDHTVSAHSILYLNGIPGAGKTTLVSSIISRLLEIQSSNPSLPHSVAYFYFKHGNSEKNNHDSFLRAVLTQLISQDTATSQEFFQKLSSQADVNIRSRESLQTLTKSALEEYRVSFLVLDGLDECDREQAEVTVKWLLSLLNDDRYIHKSSLRILFSGQRDGLLDVLLCAYPTICLESSEHTADIEKYCFQHFVFGFDKITRYERITASIYESEHESERETAQKIIALVVTAKRDLKWREIQSFFCIDSSNGTVDPDERLQVKAKDLCGSLVDVHPINGQASEHEYAVRIVHDTARRYLINKKIVNDALENARILSFCMEYLTSGPFSRINRSHTVAAHARRAYYSLQDYAVAHWYDHATELAAIRMYDSEHCPEMWEESMRAASLLARFLVDYGSSVDGIGGGDTSVSLQATLDKLPSYERDRVSLLNIVQRTTWIRQEIENLENLADDEKQILAELHGSNVGYKCHKPWCLMFATGFDKSDERESHMNRHERPFLCPFHGCFGSIVGFESKVVMDQHHKKNHSDAPPTIPRFPTPRRTRTSLDLFRAASRGDIDEVTQLLDNGHDANRTKATLFKTPLWISAKNGSYEVCKLLIERGAHLNQPHVRGYQIHNLPLATASEGGHVSTVHLLLKAHEKKKHTLYTSGFLTALQGAIQRNHLELFELLLSFYRLINFKDTWVSRRKVLLEACGCAQVSMVKLLLQNGFQSEADYSCIDACLSKMKDEPEVSDWAVQILEALLSTGQPEITNMDSWLISEGHQAIVFMILSYPKTRLGRLSLIDLLDLATKKSSANIVDLLNNLLAEAIAADENEIIPDYIQATARLSANASRSLESETSDSD encoded by the exons ATGAATCCGTCTTCCCAAGCGAACGCCGGATTCCAGCGCGCTGCGACCAAGTTCAAGCAATCCATACCCAAGACCTTGTGGGACCAGTTCGCCTATGACAGCAACAGCCTCTCATCTCTCAACGCCGAAATCAAGGCGATCCAGAAAAGCCATGGAGAGAAGGGCTCGCTGCGAAATATGGCTCGACTGGGAAATTTCATCGAAGCCATGACCCAGTTTGGCAAGGTGATAGAAGTCTTTGTCAATGCGAGCGAGTTTGTCTGCTTTGTTTGG GGTCCGATGAAATTTCTCCTTGGG ATTGGAAGCGCTATCCCCGGCCATCTGCTCTACAAGGACATGTTCAGCGAACATCAAAATCTTAAAGTCATCTTGGAAGACTACTACTCTGACGTCCTTCAATTTCATGCAGAGGCCCTGAAGGTCTTTGGACGATCCA AATTCAAAGATCTTTTTCATGCAACGTGGAAAACATTCGACAGTCGATTCGGTCCCATTTTGCAGAGTCTCCAAAGTCGGCGAGAGTTACTGGAGAGCGAAAAGCTCTCGGCGTCTCTTGACCATATTCACAATGTTCGACAGAGAATCGATAATCTTTACCAAGATCAAATACGGGCTGTTGACGACAAAGTGCGAGAGAAGCATCGATCTAGAATGACTCTGATCAAGGAGAAGCTTCGCGCCCCAGAATACTACCTTGACCAAGAGGTTGCGGCTGGGAAAAGAGAAGGGCTCAATACTGGTCGCTGGTTGTTCGAGGAATCGCAGTATACCTCTTGGTCGGATCATACCGTCTCTGCGCACTCGATTCTGTACCTCAATGGTATACCTGGGGCTG GAAAAACCACTCTCGTTTCTTCGATCATCAGCAGACTTCTTGAGATCCAGTCCTCCAACCCGTCGCTACCACACTCCGTGGCGTACTTCTACTTTAAGCACGGGAACTCGGAGAAGAACAATCACGACAGCTTCTTGAGAGCCGTTCTAACGCAGCTCATCAGTCAAGATACCGCGACGTCGCAGGAATTCTTCCAGAAGCTATCATCCCAAGCTGACGTCAACATTCGGTCTAGGGAGAGTCTTCAAACATTGACTAAAAGCGCTCTCGAAGAGTACCGCGTCTCTTTCCTGGTCCTCGATGGACTCGACGAATGCGACCGAGAACAAGCCGAGGTCACCGTCAAGTGGCTCTTGTCGCTTCTTAACGATGATCGGTACATCCATAAATCAAGTTTGCGAATCCTGTTCTCTGGGCAGCGAGATGGGCTTTTGGATGTCCTCCTTTGTGCTTACCCGACAATCTGTTTGGAATCCTCGGAACACACGGCCGACATAGAGAAATACTGTTTTCA ACATTTTGTCTTTGGTTTCGACAAGATCACAAG ATACGAAAGAATTACTGCCAGTATTTACGAGTCGGAACACGAATCCGAGCGGGAGACTGCACAGAAGATCATCGCTCTCGTGGTCACTGCAAAACGGGACCTGAAATGGCGAGAAATACAGTCCTTTTTTTGCATCGACAGCAGCAATGGGACAGTTGATCCCGATGAACGATTGCAAGTCAAAGCCAAAGATCTTTGCGGCTCGCTTGTGGATGTTCACCCAATCAACGGCCAAGCAAGCGAGCATGAATATGCTGTGCGGATTGTTCACGATACTGCTCGAAG ATACCTCATCAACAAGAAGATAGTCAACGACGCTCTCGAGAATGCCCGTATTCTGTCTTTCTGCATGGAATATCTGACTTCTGGGCCGTTCTCAAGAATCAACCGATCACACACAGTAGCGGCACATGCCCGGCGGGCGTACTACTCGCTTCAGGATTACGCCGTCGCACACTGGTACGACCATGCCACTGAGCTAGCAGCTATCCGAATGTATGACTCGGAACATTGTCCTGAAATGTGGGAAGAGTCTATGAGAGCAGCAAGCCTGTTAGCACGTTTTCTCGTGGACTATGGCAGCTCGGTCGATGGGATCGGGGGAGGCGATACTTCCGTGTCCTTACAAGCAACATTGGACAAGCTACCGAGCTACGAGAGGGATCGAGTCTCACTTCTCAACATTGTGCAACGGACGACTTGGATTCGACAAGAAATAGAAAACCTGGAGAATCTTGCGGACGACGAAAAGCAAATTCTGGCCGAGCTTCATGGGTCAAATGTCGGCTACAAGTGCCACAAGCCTTGGTGTCTTATGTTTGCCACCGGATTCGATAAGTCGGACGAGCGAGAAAGCCATATGAATCGCCATGAACGTCCCTTTCTCTGCCCCTTCCACGGCTGTTTTGGATCCATTGTAGGATTTGAATCCAAGGTCGTTATGGACCAACATCACAAGAAGAACCACTCGGACGCACCACCGACAATACCACGCTTCCCAACACCCAGGAGAACCAGAACATCCCTCGATCTTTTCCGAGCAGCTTCACGGGGTGACATCGACGAAGTTACACAACTCCTTGATAATGGGCACGACGCAAACAGAACAAAAGCAACACTCTTCAAGACTCCACTGTGGATATCTGCAAAGAATGGCAGTTACGAAGTGTGCAAGCTCTTGATCGAGAGAGGTGCGCATTTGAACCAACCTCATGTGCGTGGGTACCAGATCCACAACCTACCCCTTGCGACGGCCTCTGAAGGGGGGCATGTCAGCACAGTCCACTTGCTTCTGAAGGCTcatgagaagaagaagcatACTCTCTATACCTCAGGATTCTTGACGGCACTCCAAGGAGCAATCCAGCGGAATCATTTGGAACTTTTCGAGTTGCTTTTGTCCTTTTATCGGTTAATCAATTTTAAAGATACGTGGGTCTCAAGACGAAAAGTGCTTCTTGAAGCCTGTGGTTGCGCTCAAGTCTCCATGGTCAAGCTGCTCCTTCAGAACGGGTTCCAGTCAGAGGCCGATTACTCCTGCATAGATGCCTGCCTGTCCAAAATGAAGGACGAACCTGAGGTCTCGGATTGGGCGGTACAAATACTGGAAGCGTTGCTGTCAACTGGCCAACCCGAAATCACAAATATGGACAGTTGGTTGATTTCGGAGGGACACCAAGCGATTGTTTTCATGATTCTGTCATATCCAAAGACACGTCTGGGGCGTTTGTCCCTCATAGATTTGCTCGATTTAGCGACCAAGAAGTCCTCCGCCAATATTGTCGATCTGCTAAACAACCTCCTAGCAGAGGCGATTGCAGCGGATGAGAACGAAATCATCCCAGACTACATCCAAGCGACTGCTAGACTCTCTGCAAACGCTTCAAGATCCTTGGAGAGTGAGACATCAGATTCTGATTAG
- a CDS encoding oxysterol-binding protein — MDGKSFSSRIGDLVKFLSSVQGDLSNVTGPPSFLAPSSIVESGPSWCQRPGVFVAPALEPDPEKRSLKVLRMILVAMRSQYYVAGAPGVSIKKPLNAFLGELFLASWTDSDRKARTELVAEQVSHHPPITAMHMASREHGIRADGYARVEMTFSSSVNIRQVGHAVLHIDRYDEDYLIPLPEVKVRGFLNACLYPEVLGTYYVVSNTGYVSEIKFSGSGVFRGKKNSFEARVYHKNDKKNTIYELQGCWSEGWTVKDARTGEVLEHYEVDALDNLPAPVELEPVPEQDPWESRRAWNGVIEGLGRGDFRATVDAKSKIEEAQRRMRAEERSKGETWEPLFFKSIPGEDHEVFHRLTKGVDWQLHDKHTKGVWKIDDAKRDSIQKPYRGELTPLG; from the exons ATGGACGGCAAGTCGTTCTCATCACGGATCGGCGACCTGGTCAAA TTCCTCTCCTCCGTCCAAGGCGACCTCTCCAATGTCACCGGCCCCCCGTCCTTCCTGGCGCCCTCGTCCATCGTCGAGTCCGGCCCCTCCTGGTGCCAGCGGcccggcgtcttcgtcgccccGGCCCTCGAGCCGGACCCGGAGAAGCGCAGCCTCAAGGTCCTCCGCATgatcctcgtcgccatgcGCAGCCAGTActacgtcgccggcgcccccgGCGTCAGCATCAAGAAGCCCCTcaacgccttcctcggcgagctcttcctcgcctcCTGGACCGACTCGGACCGCAAGGCCCGcaccgagctcgtcgccgagcaggtCAGCCACCACCCGCCCATCACCGCCATGCACATGGCCAGCCGCGAGCACGGCATCCGCGCCGACGGCTACGCCCGCGTCGAGATGACCTTCTCCAGCAGCGTCAACATCCGCCAGGTCGGCCACGCCGTCCTGCACATCGACCGCTATGACGAGGACTACCTCATCCCCCTGCCCGAGGTCAAGGTCCGCGGCTTCCTCAACGCCTGCCTGTACcccgaggtcctcggcacCTACTACGTCGTCTCCAACACGGGCTACGTCTCCGAGATCAAGTTctccggcagcggcgtcttCCGCGGCAAGAAGAACTCCTTCGAGGCCCGCGTCTACCACAAgaacgacaagaagaacacCATCTACGAGCTGCAGGGCTGCTGGAGCGAGGGCTGGACCGTCAAGGACGCCAGGACCGGCGAGGTGCTCGAGCActacgaggtcgacgccctcgacaacctgCCCGCGCCCGTGGAGCTCGAGCCCGTGCCGGAGCAGGACCCGTGGGAGTCGCGCCGCGCCTGGAACGGCGTCATCGAGGGgctcggccgcggcgacTTCCGCGCGACGGTCGACGCCAAGAGcaagatcgaggaggccCAGCGCCGCATGCGGGCCGAGGAGCGGAGCAAGGGCGAGACGTGGGAGCCGCTGTTCTTCAAGAGCATCCCCGGCGAGGACCACGAAGTGTTTCACCGCTTGACGAAAGGCGTCGACTGGCAGCTGCACGACAAGCATACCAAGGGCGTTTGGAAGATCGACGACGCGAAGAGGGACTCAATACAGAAGCCGTACAGGGGGGAGTTGACTCCGTTGGGGTAG